From the genome of Thermoflexus hugenholtzii, one region includes:
- a CDS encoding threonine/serine dehydratase: protein MEAHQMPTFADVLRARQVLGRFLPRTPLHRYPALDRLLGARVYVKHENYQPIGAFKVRGGIYLMSRLSPEERARGVITASTGNHGQSIAYAAALFGVRAVIVVPENANPVKVEAIRSYGAEIRVHGRDFDDARSYCERVASEEGLRYISSGDEPDLIAGVATETLEILEDQPDIEMIFVPVGGGSGAAGACLVAKTLNPSIRVIGVQSARAPAAYLTWRHRRWTEAPMETLAEGLATRRPFMLPQRIMWEGLDDFILVDDEELVEGVRIYLEKAKTLAEPAGAAPLMAALRLREQVRGKTIALILSGGNLSPEQLRRFL from the coding sequence ATGGAGGCACATCAAATGCCCACCTTCGCCGACGTGCTGCGGGCCCGGCAGGTCCTGGGGCGCTTCCTGCCCCGCACGCCCCTGCATCGCTACCCGGCTCTGGACCGGCTGCTGGGGGCCCGGGTTTACGTCAAGCACGAGAACTATCAGCCCATCGGGGCCTTCAAAGTGCGCGGGGGGATCTATCTGATGTCCCGTCTCTCGCCGGAGGAGCGGGCCCGAGGGGTGATCACCGCCTCCACCGGCAACCACGGCCAGTCCATTGCCTACGCCGCCGCCCTCTTCGGGGTCCGGGCGGTGATTGTGGTCCCCGAGAACGCCAATCCCGTCAAAGTGGAGGCCATCCGGAGCTACGGCGCGGAGATCCGGGTCCACGGGCGGGATTTCGACGACGCCCGCTCCTACTGCGAGCGCGTGGCCTCCGAGGAGGGTCTGCGCTACATCTCCTCGGGGGATGAGCCGGATCTCATCGCCGGGGTGGCCACGGAAACCCTGGAGATCCTGGAGGATCAGCCGGACATCGAGATGATCTTCGTTCCCGTGGGCGGGGGCAGCGGAGCGGCGGGGGCGTGCCTGGTGGCCAAGACCCTGAACCCGTCGATCCGGGTCATCGGCGTGCAGAGCGCCCGCGCCCCTGCGGCCTATCTCACCTGGCGCCACCGGCGCTGGACCGAGGCGCCGATGGAGACCCTGGCGGAGGGCCTGGCCACGCGGCGTCCGTTTATGCTGCCCCAGCGGATCATGTGGGAGGGGCTGGACGATTTCATCCTGGTAGACGATGAAGAGCTGGTGGAAGGCGTGCGGATCTATCTGGAGAAGGCCAAGACGCTGGCGGAGCCGGCAGGCGCTGCGCCGCTGATGGCCGCCCTGCGGCTCCGGGAACAGGTGCGTGGGAAGACCATCGCCCTGATCCTGAGCGGCGGCAACCTCTCCCCGGAGCAGCTCCGCCGCTTCCTGTGA
- a CDS encoding type II toxin-antitoxin system VapB family antitoxin, with product MTQVIVRIDERLLEEAQRLSGAKTKEEIIELALHELIHRLRRKQIAGHAGAVELELTQEDLRRMREGR from the coding sequence ATGACACAGGTCATCGTCCGTATCGATGAACGGCTGCTGGAGGAAGCGCAGCGGCTGAGCGGTGCCAAAACAAAGGAGGAGATCATCGAGCTGGCATTACATGAGCTGATCCACCGTCTCCGGCGAAAGCAGATCGCGGGCCACGCCGGAGCGGTAGAGCTGGAGCTCACTCAGGAAGATCTCCGCCGCATGCGGGAGGGACGCTAA
- a CDS encoding ABC transporter permease, whose translation MTYLRVLLRFFQANLMAAMEYRADFLANALVAVASSLWTLAALQVFFMHRPRLGGWRYEEALIVAGLFIAFEGIMAALLRPNLEEIPEAIRQGTLDFVLLRPLDSQFLVSFQRMQIWHLTDILLGLGVVAWALARLGWPPADRLLLFGVMLLAGLVIFYSLLMILITLSFWFVEVGNIMELIYTFFEAGRFPVTAFPTWVRIVLTFIVPIAFITTVPAQAVLGWLRPAGVVTGLAIAAVLFAVSRAFWRYALRHYTSAGG comes from the coding sequence ATGACCTACCTGCGGGTTCTCCTCCGTTTCTTTCAGGCGAACCTCATGGCGGCCATGGAATATCGGGCGGACTTCCTGGCCAATGCCCTGGTGGCGGTGGCGTCCTCCCTCTGGACCCTGGCCGCGCTGCAGGTGTTTTTCATGCACCGGCCGCGGCTGGGGGGCTGGCGCTACGAGGAGGCCCTCATCGTGGCCGGGCTCTTCATCGCCTTCGAGGGGATCATGGCCGCTCTCCTGCGCCCCAACCTGGAGGAGATCCCGGAGGCCATCCGCCAGGGGACGCTGGATTTCGTCCTGCTGCGCCCGCTGGACAGTCAGTTTCTGGTCTCCTTCCAGCGGATGCAGATCTGGCACCTCACGGATATCCTGCTGGGTCTGGGGGTGGTGGCCTGGGCCCTCGCCCGGCTGGGCTGGCCCCCGGCGGATCGGCTGCTCCTGTTCGGGGTGATGCTGCTCGCCGGCCTGGTGATCTTTTACTCCCTCTTGATGATCCTCATCACCCTCTCGTTCTGGTTCGTGGAGGTCGGCAACATCATGGAGCTCATCTACACCTTCTTCGAAGCCGGCCGCTTCCCGGTGACGGCGTTTCCCACCTGGGTCCGGATCGTCCTCACCTTCATCGTCCCCATCGCCTTCATCACCACGGTGCCCGCTCAGGCGGTGCTGGGCTGGTTGCGGCCGGCGGGGGTCGTGACGGGCCTGGCCATCGCCGCCGTCCTGTTTGCCGTCAGCCGGGCCTTCTGGCGCTACGCCCTGCGCCACTACACCAGCGCGGGGGGATGA
- a CDS encoding pyridoxamine 5'-phosphate oxidase family protein: MEPVATHTGEIWEAVLRFLSQRSTLTLATADEAGQPYAASLYFVHDDGLRLYFFSSPESRHTRHLLNRPEVAVTIHGEPWDWRTIQGLQLTGRADPVEDPEEQAQVMARYRAKFRFVEELPQALAHARLYRITPRWVRWIDNTRGFGYRVEWRLG; this comes from the coding sequence ATGGAACCGGTCGCGACCCACACCGGGGAGATCTGGGAGGCGGTGCTCCGCTTCCTCAGCCAGCGCTCCACCCTCACCCTGGCCACGGCCGACGAGGCGGGCCAGCCCTACGCGGCTTCTCTCTATTTCGTCCACGACGATGGGTTACGGCTGTATTTCTTTTCATCCCCCGAGAGCCGCCACACCCGTCATCTCCTGAACCGCCCGGAGGTCGCCGTCACGATCCACGGGGAGCCGTGGGACTGGCGGACCATCCAGGGCCTCCAGCTGACCGGACGGGCGGATCCGGTGGAGGACCCCGAGGAGCAGGCGCAGGTGATGGCCCGCTACCGGGCCAAGTTCCGCTTCGTTGAGGAGCTGCCCCAGGCCCTGGCCCACGCTCGCCTCTACCGCATCACCCCGCGCTGGGTCCGCTGGATCGACAACACCCGGGGCTTCGGCTATCGGGTGGAGTGGCGCCTGGGATGA
- a CDS encoding NAD-dependent epimerase/dehydratase family protein → MRALITGGTGFVGANLAAYLRQQGWTVRILRRATSSLKAVEDLDVEHAIGDVLEPESLRPAMVGCEVVFHTAAVSAYWRTPGEQILRVNIEGTRNVLAVAREMNIRRVVLTSSLAALGVPADGTLLTEDHPYNLPPGRFLYGYSKAMAEAIARVFVAQGLDVVIVNPSVILGPRDHHRISGSLILEMARGRVPALPPGGVNVVAVEDVARGHLLALQYGRPGERYILGGENLTYRDLAQQIAEVVGVPAPSRVLPRRIVKALAEAARLAAALGLPLPVGPDQLWLSAHFIWCDGRKAEAELGYRPEIPVREAIRRAWEWYQAHGEGPSRASPALRS, encoded by the coding sequence ATGCGGGCGCTGATCACCGGGGGGACGGGCTTTGTCGGGGCGAACCTGGCCGCCTATCTTCGTCAGCAAGGATGGACGGTGCGGATCCTGCGGCGGGCCACGTCCTCCTTGAAGGCGGTGGAGGACCTGGATGTGGAGCACGCTATCGGGGATGTGCTCGAGCCGGAGAGCCTGCGGCCGGCTATGGTGGGCTGTGAAGTGGTCTTCCACACCGCCGCGGTCTCCGCTTACTGGCGCACCCCGGGGGAGCAGATCCTGCGGGTCAACATCGAGGGCACGCGGAACGTCCTCGCCGTCGCCCGGGAGATGAACATCCGGCGGGTGGTGCTGACCAGCTCCCTGGCCGCCCTGGGGGTGCCGGCCGATGGAACCCTGCTGACCGAGGACCATCCCTACAACCTGCCGCCGGGACGCTTCCTCTACGGATACAGCAAGGCGATGGCCGAGGCCATCGCCCGGGTCTTCGTCGCCCAGGGGCTGGACGTGGTCATCGTGAACCCCTCCGTCATCCTGGGCCCTCGCGACCACCACCGCATCTCCGGGAGCCTGATCCTGGAGATGGCCCGGGGACGTGTGCCCGCCCTCCCCCCCGGCGGGGTGAACGTGGTGGCGGTGGAGGACGTGGCCCGAGGGCACCTCCTGGCCCTGCAATACGGGCGGCCCGGGGAGCGCTACATCCTGGGCGGCGAGAACCTGACCTACCGGGATCTGGCCCAACAGATCGCCGAGGTGGTGGGCGTCCCGGCCCCCTCCCGCGTGCTTCCGCGCCGGATCGTGAAAGCCCTGGCGGAGGCCGCCCGCCTCGCCGCGGCCCTCGGGCTCCCCCTGCCCGTGGGTCCAGACCAGCTCTGGCTGAGCGCCCACTTCATCTGGTGCGATGGACGCAAGGCCGAGGCCGAGCTGGGCTACCGCCCCGAGATCCCGGTCCGCGAGGCCATCCGGCGGGCATGGGAATGGTATCAGGCTCACGGGGAAGGGCCCTCCAGGGCCTCCCCAGCCCTCCGCTCCTGA
- a CDS encoding cysteine hydrolase family protein, with product MVEVPEYSLAPSVEVDPRTTALIVVDMQNDFVHPQGKLFVPDAPATVPRIRRLLDMARSGGMFVVFTQDTHYPGDPEFPIWGEHCVAGTWGWEIVEELKPQEGELVLPKRRYDAFYGTPLEHELRLRGIRDLVICGTVASICVHYTAASAALRWFHVIIPVDATSALHPFDMEAANRQTAFLFRGTLTTVDALRVRAPAAA from the coding sequence ATGGTGGAGGTGCCCGAGTATTCGCTGGCGCCCTCGGTGGAGGTGGATCCCCGAACCACCGCGCTGATCGTGGTGGATATGCAGAACGACTTCGTCCACCCTCAGGGTAAGCTCTTCGTCCCTGACGCCCCGGCGACGGTCCCCCGCATCCGGCGGCTCCTGGACATGGCCCGCTCCGGCGGCATGTTCGTCGTCTTCACCCAGGACACTCACTATCCCGGGGACCCTGAGTTCCCCATCTGGGGGGAACATTGCGTAGCCGGGACGTGGGGATGGGAGATCGTGGAGGAGCTGAAGCCTCAGGAAGGGGAGCTGGTGCTGCCCAAGCGCCGCTACGATGCCTTCTACGGGACGCCTCTGGAGCATGAGCTGCGGCTGCGGGGCATCCGGGATCTGGTGATCTGCGGGACGGTGGCCAGCATCTGCGTGCATTACACCGCGGCCAGCGCGGCCCTGCGCTGGTTCCACGTCATCATCCCGGTGGATGCCACCTCAGCGTTGCACCCCTTCGACATGGAGGCCGCCAACCGCCAGACGGCCTTCCTGTTCCGGGGCACCCTGACCACGGTGGATGCCCTGCGGGTGCGCGCGCCTGCGGCAGCCTGA
- a CDS encoding transcription repressor NadR yields MALRKQPIAERPAGPEARRARLLELLQAADRPLTGTELARRLGASRQLIVQDIAVLRAAGVEILATPRGYLLPRAHPAHRTLVAVRHTPEQTEDELTLLVDLGVKVVDVIVEHPIYGELRGSLHVASREDVRQFIEAVRRTGARLLSELTEGLHLHTLEARSPELLARAREALRQRGYLVE; encoded by the coding sequence ATGGCCCTCCGGAAGCAGCCCATCGCCGAGCGGCCGGCGGGCCCGGAAGCACGCCGGGCCCGCCTCCTGGAGCTCCTGCAAGCGGCCGACCGTCCCCTCACCGGGACGGAGCTGGCCCGCCGGCTGGGAGCCAGCCGGCAGCTCATCGTGCAGGACATCGCGGTGCTGCGGGCGGCCGGGGTGGAGATCCTCGCCACCCCCCGCGGGTATCTCCTCCCACGCGCCCATCCCGCCCACCGCACCCTGGTGGCGGTCCGCCACACCCCTGAGCAGACCGAGGACGAGCTCACGCTGCTGGTGGACCTGGGGGTGAAGGTCGTGGACGTCATCGTGGAGCACCCCATCTACGGGGAGCTGCGGGGCAGCCTCCACGTGGCCTCCCGGGAGGACGTCCGCCAGTTCATAGAGGCCGTCCGCCGGACCGGCGCCCGCTTGCTGAGCGAGCTCACGGAGGGGCTCCACCTGCACACCCTGGAGGCCCGAAGCCCGGAGCTGCTGGCCCGCGCCCGGGAGGCCCTCCGTCAGCGCGGCTATCTGGTCGAATAA
- a CDS encoding MFS transporter: protein MTTAAPATWTFEEAIDRVGLGRFQYKLMAICGAGWAADAMEVLLISFALPAIRQEWKLTTAQAGLLGTAIFLGMLAGAWFWGTLSDRIGRKLGFILTVLIDSGFGLLSAFSPNFAALVLLRALTGFGVGGTLPVDYAIFAEYLPRKQRGRYLVYLEAFWALGALVAAGLAWLIVPRVGWRPLLAISALPGLIVFWIRRYVPESPRFLLVHGREEEARAILRQVARENGAALPEDIRLVVPPAPQVSVGDLWRQPYTRTTALLWLIWFGISLGYYGVFTWLPSLFVQRGMTFLRSYEYIFILTLAQLPGYFSAAYLVERLGRRMTLGLYLIASGIFTYLFAVAVSLPAYVAAAIWMSFFALGAWGALYAYTPEAYPTQLRTTGMGAASGMTRIAGALAPTLGGYLLGVSMPLALTVFAAAYVLSGLAALSLPYETKGQPLADVVGELR from the coding sequence ATGACCACCGCCGCTCCAGCAACCTGGACCTTCGAGGAGGCCATCGATCGGGTAGGCCTCGGCCGCTTTCAATACAAGCTGATGGCCATCTGCGGGGCAGGGTGGGCGGCCGACGCGATGGAGGTGTTGCTGATCTCCTTCGCCCTGCCGGCCATCCGACAGGAGTGGAAGCTGACCACCGCCCAGGCCGGCCTCCTGGGCACCGCCATCTTCCTCGGGATGCTGGCCGGGGCCTGGTTCTGGGGCACCCTCTCCGACCGCATCGGCCGGAAGCTGGGGTTCATCCTCACGGTGCTCATCGACTCCGGCTTCGGCCTGCTGTCAGCCTTCTCCCCCAACTTCGCCGCCCTGGTCCTCCTGCGAGCCCTCACCGGCTTCGGCGTGGGCGGCACGTTGCCGGTGGACTATGCGATCTTCGCCGAGTATCTCCCCCGCAAGCAGCGTGGGCGCTACCTGGTGTATCTGGAGGCCTTCTGGGCCCTGGGCGCCCTGGTCGCGGCCGGCCTGGCCTGGCTGATCGTGCCCCGGGTGGGCTGGCGGCCGCTGCTGGCCATCTCCGCCCTGCCCGGCCTCATCGTTTTCTGGATCCGTCGCTACGTCCCCGAGTCCCCTCGCTTCCTCCTGGTGCACGGCCGGGAGGAGGAGGCCCGGGCGATCCTGCGCCAGGTGGCCCGGGAGAACGGAGCCGCGCTGCCCGAGGACATCCGCCTCGTCGTCCCGCCCGCGCCGCAGGTGAGCGTGGGCGATCTGTGGCGTCAACCTTACACCCGCACCACCGCGCTGCTCTGGCTGATCTGGTTCGGCATCTCCCTCGGATACTACGGGGTGTTCACCTGGCTGCCCAGCCTCTTCGTGCAGCGGGGGATGACCTTCCTGCGGTCCTATGAATACATCTTCATCCTGACCCTGGCCCAGCTGCCGGGCTATTTCTCGGCGGCCTATCTGGTGGAGCGCCTCGGGCGGCGGATGACCCTGGGGCTGTATCTGATCGCCAGCGGTATCTTCACGTATCTCTTCGCCGTGGCGGTCTCGCTGCCCGCCTACGTCGCGGCGGCGATCTGGATGTCCTTCTTCGCCCTGGGAGCCTGGGGCGCCCTCTACGCCTACACCCCGGAGGCCTACCCCACCCAGCTGCGCACCACGGGGATGGGCGCGGCCAGCGGGATGACCCGCATCGCCGGCGCCCTGGCCCCCACCCTCGGCGGATATCTGCTGGGGGTCTCGATGCCGCTGGCCCTCACGGTTTTCGCCGCCGCCTACGTCCTCTCCGGGCTGGCCGCCCTCTCCCTGCCTTACGAGACCAAAGGCCAACCGCTGGCGGACGTGGTGGGAGAGCTTCGATAA
- a CDS encoding thiol-disulfide oxidoreductase DCC family protein: MGEIVLIFDGRCGFCTRAARWIRRWDRRGRVRLVPCQRPGAPERYGLTRAQCEEAAWAITPDGRRHRGAAAVLAALGGALGWPGLLRLYAFPPIRWLADGLYEQIARHRGRLPGVRPYCEEHPEECGA, from the coding sequence ATGGGGGAGATCGTGCTGATCTTCGATGGACGGTGTGGCTTCTGCACCCGCGCAGCCCGCTGGATCCGGCGCTGGGACCGACGGGGGCGGGTCCGGCTGGTGCCCTGCCAGCGGCCGGGCGCGCCGGAGCGCTACGGCTTGACCCGGGCGCAGTGCGAGGAGGCGGCCTGGGCGATCACCCCCGATGGGCGGCGCCATCGGGGCGCGGCGGCGGTCCTGGCCGCCCTGGGCGGTGCCCTCGGCTGGCCGGGGCTCCTTCGGCTCTATGCTTTCCCTCCGATCCGGTGGCTTGCGGACGGCCTATACGAGCAAATCGCCCGGCATCGAGGGCGATTGCCCGGCGTGCGCCCGTATTGCGAGGAGCATCCGGAGGAGTGCGGCGCGTAG
- a CDS encoding N-acetylmuramoyl-L-alanine amidase: protein MDRDVQRSRRASGLRRVGAALLLGGGFLSLLLLGLAWRGMAAVVRPQSEGASVCFYMDPWDSRVRCVSRAFPQAAASITDRLSLRLQALIAGPTPEERAAGLWSPLPTGARLASFQWSGTILTLYLELPAAYLERTAPQDPVLSPWTVDQALYLFLRHLEPFGVQNVQVMARNPADGRFYALSGFLREPPPLNKPTELAKASGETLQPLSVSGPPAYSRPQASGFLSGKAIYLSAGHGWYWYAPGGRWLTQRGNTNGLVEDLNNAEVVNQFLIQYLYNAGADVWPVRERDMNTWEGIADNDNPATYQEQGPWSPGTLPGYNGGTYRTALTALGTATAMAVWTLIPPRDGLYAVYAWYASGSNRSTDAQFLIEHAGGRSEVRINQQGHGYTWRYLGTFPFRGGQPARVILTNRTDRPENLNRVVIADAVRIGGGMGTVLGDGPPPSPGPSGRPRWEEAARYWAKYQGAPPSVYDPFQCSTFSACGDAIDDVTARPRYAEWEREPFDDPVYFSFHTNAYNGTLRGTESYVYDNSDPNYRRTPGSLELQNAVHTQVIQDLRAAWDPNWIDRGKKQANLGELRLLSTMPGVLMEVAFHDNPQDAAALKDPRFAQIVARAIYKGIVRYYAQRDGRTPVFLPEPPQAPVARQTGPGQVTLSWQPSPSDGGVLLGHPATAYKVYTSTDGFAWSDGVLVNGTTWTLSGLPEGRTVFFRVTGVNAGGESFPTPAVGVRVGPWGAPRLLIVDGFDRLDAAMRPVEDLGGSLGLVTRMPLARMNGFDALAGIGRALSLPFDGATDEAVASGALPLEGYAAVIWALGEEGFSEPTLDDAARARLRTYLSNGGRLILSGSNVGQDLSQRDPGFLRDVLRAGFSADDAGTRTARPVSGGLLDGIGDLTLDDGTMGSHRVTTPDVLTPGPEAQILMQYPDGRAAATFFGAPCPQVAVFGFPLESAWPISARAALLDRLLNAMLACGAPPETTITAPTPNALLNRIPIIAGTASPSDVTAVQVALQRTSDQQWWNGSGWGAGPVWLTATGRLTWSWSPPSDLADGTYGVLARAVRGTIVDPTPAAVTFTLDRTPPGTPVLITPTVTMTYTPPVRMEWTPTGAETPAGYVVLINTARFTVTAPPFLANLAPGEYQWTVAAFDAAGNLSGTPPPVRFYVAGGTPPAGQVFLPLVMRGAETAPPPPPPPTCGERLVNGGFETDLTGTWQILNPTAPIARVQSPVYEGQWAVRLGDLQATSPSYATLWQRVSLDGSRATLSLWRLPQIRESGDRFYIGFRNARNEWIPLLVDSANTGAWEPVSLDLTPYAGQILTLTIGVYNNGSRPGSAAVIDAVSLQVCR, encoded by the coding sequence ATGGACAGGGATGTCCAGCGGTCCAGAAGGGCTTCGGGCCTCCGGCGGGTCGGTGCGGCGCTTCTGTTGGGTGGGGGGTTCCTGAGCCTCCTGTTGCTGGGGCTGGCCTGGCGGGGGATGGCCGCCGTCGTCCGCCCGCAGTCCGAAGGCGCCTCCGTGTGCTTCTATATGGACCCATGGGACAGCCGGGTTCGCTGCGTCTCCCGCGCGTTCCCGCAGGCGGCCGCCTCGATCACCGATCGCCTCTCCCTGCGCCTGCAGGCCCTGATCGCCGGCCCCACCCCGGAGGAGCGGGCCGCCGGCCTCTGGTCCCCGCTCCCGACCGGGGCGCGCCTGGCCAGCTTCCAGTGGTCCGGAACGATCCTCACCCTCTATCTGGAGCTGCCTGCCGCTTACCTGGAGCGAACCGCTCCGCAGGATCCTGTCCTCAGCCCGTGGACTGTGGACCAGGCCCTTTACCTGTTCCTGCGGCATCTGGAGCCCTTCGGGGTGCAGAACGTGCAGGTGATGGCCCGCAACCCGGCCGACGGGCGGTTCTATGCCCTCTCCGGGTTCCTCCGAGAGCCTCCGCCCCTGAACAAACCGACAGAGCTGGCGAAGGCGAGCGGGGAGACCCTGCAGCCGCTAAGCGTCTCCGGCCCGCCGGCCTACAGCCGCCCTCAGGCCTCCGGCTTCCTCAGCGGGAAGGCGATCTACCTCAGCGCCGGGCACGGCTGGTATTGGTATGCCCCCGGAGGCCGATGGCTGACCCAACGGGGCAACACCAACGGGCTGGTGGAGGACCTCAACAACGCGGAGGTCGTCAACCAGTTCCTGATCCAGTATCTCTACAACGCCGGCGCGGACGTCTGGCCGGTGCGCGAACGGGACATGAACACATGGGAGGGGATCGCCGACAACGACAACCCCGCCACGTATCAGGAACAGGGCCCGTGGTCTCCGGGCACCCTTCCCGGCTACAACGGCGGCACCTATCGCACCGCTCTCACCGCGCTGGGGACGGCCACGGCGATGGCCGTGTGGACCCTCATCCCACCCCGGGATGGCCTTTACGCGGTTTACGCGTGGTATGCCAGCGGCTCCAATCGGAGCACGGACGCCCAGTTCCTGATCGAGCACGCGGGCGGGCGCAGCGAGGTCCGCATCAACCAGCAGGGCCACGGCTACACCTGGCGCTACCTGGGCACCTTCCCCTTCCGGGGCGGGCAACCCGCCCGGGTCATCCTCACCAACCGCACCGACCGGCCGGAGAACCTGAACCGGGTGGTGATCGCCGACGCGGTCCGGATCGGTGGGGGAATGGGCACCGTCCTGGGGGATGGACCGCCGCCCAGCCCCGGGCCCAGCGGGCGGCCCCGGTGGGAGGAGGCGGCCCGCTACTGGGCCAAGTATCAGGGTGCCCCCCCTTCGGTTTATGACCCCTTCCAGTGCAGCACCTTCAGCGCCTGCGGCGACGCCATCGACGACGTCACCGCCCGACCTCGCTACGCCGAGTGGGAGCGGGAGCCCTTCGACGACCCGGTTTACTTCTCCTTCCACACCAACGCCTACAACGGGACGCTGCGCGGGACGGAGTCCTACGTTTACGACAACAGCGACCCGAACTACCGGCGCACGCCGGGCAGCCTGGAGCTGCAGAACGCCGTGCACACCCAGGTCATCCAGGACCTGCGGGCGGCGTGGGATCCGAACTGGATCGACCGGGGGAAGAAACAGGCCAACCTGGGGGAGCTGCGCCTGCTCTCCACCATGCCGGGCGTCCTGATGGAGGTGGCGTTCCACGACAACCCTCAGGACGCGGCGGCCCTGAAAGATCCTCGTTTCGCGCAGATCGTGGCCCGGGCGATCTACAAGGGGATCGTGCGCTACTACGCCCAGCGGGACGGCCGCACCCCGGTCTTCCTCCCCGAGCCTCCCCAGGCCCCGGTCGCCCGCCAGACCGGGCCGGGCCAGGTGACCCTCTCCTGGCAGCCCTCCCCCAGCGACGGCGGCGTCCTCCTGGGGCACCCGGCCACGGCCTACAAGGTCTACACCAGCACCGATGGGTTCGCGTGGAGCGACGGAGTGCTGGTGAACGGCACCACGTGGACCCTCTCCGGCCTGCCGGAGGGGAGGACGGTGTTCTTCCGGGTGACGGGCGTGAACGCAGGCGGCGAGTCCTTCCCCACGCCGGCCGTCGGGGTCCGGGTAGGGCCGTGGGGTGCCCCGCGCCTGCTGATCGTGGACGGGTTCGACCGGCTGGACGCGGCCATGCGGCCCGTGGAGGATCTGGGCGGCAGCCTGGGCCTCGTGACCCGGATGCCCCTCGCCCGGATGAACGGCTTCGACGCCCTGGCGGGGATCGGCCGCGCCCTCTCGTTGCCTTTCGATGGCGCGACCGATGAAGCCGTCGCCAGCGGCGCGCTCCCCCTGGAGGGATACGCCGCGGTGATCTGGGCCCTCGGAGAGGAGGGCTTCTCGGAGCCCACCCTGGACGACGCGGCGCGGGCCCGGCTGCGGACCTATCTCAGCAACGGAGGCCGCCTGATCCTCAGCGGCTCGAACGTCGGCCAGGACCTGAGCCAGCGAGATCCGGGCTTCCTGCGGGACGTCCTGCGGGCCGGGTTCTCCGCCGACGACGCAGGGACCCGAACCGCGCGCCCGGTCTCGGGCGGGCTGCTGGACGGCATCGGCGATCTCACGCTGGACGACGGGACGATGGGCAGCCACCGGGTGACCACGCCGGACGTGCTGACGCCGGGTCCCGAAGCCCAGATCCTGATGCAGTATCCGGACGGACGGGCGGCGGCCACCTTTTTCGGCGCGCCCTGCCCCCAGGTGGCCGTCTTCGGGTTCCCGCTGGAGAGCGCCTGGCCCATAAGCGCCCGAGCCGCGCTGCTGGACCGCCTCCTGAACGCGATGCTGGCCTGCGGGGCCCCGCCGGAGACGACCATCACCGCGCCGACCCCCAACGCGCTGCTGAACCGGATCCCCATCATCGCCGGGACGGCCTCGCCGTCGGATGTCACGGCGGTTCAGGTCGCGCTCCAGCGGACGAGCGACCAGCAGTGGTGGAACGGTTCGGGCTGGGGGGCCGGGCCGGTCTGGCTGACCGCCACCGGCCGCCTCACCTGGTCCTGGTCCCCGCCTTCGGATCTGGCGGATGGAACGTATGGGGTGCTGGCCCGGGCGGTCCGGGGCACCATCGTGGATCCCACCCCCGCTGCGGTGACCTTCACCCTGGACCGCACGCCGCCGGGGACACCGGTCCTGATCACCCCCACGGTGACGATGACCTACACCCCGCCGGTCCGGATGGAGTGGACGCCTACGGGCGCCGAGACGCCGGCCGGATACGTGGTGCTGATCAACACCGCCCGCTTCACGGTAACTGCGCCGCCCTTCCTGGCCAACCTGGCTCCTGGGGAATATCAGTGGACGGTCGCCGCCTTCGACGCGGCAGGTAATCTCTCCGGGACCCCTCCGCCGGTGCGGTTCTATGTGGCGGGGGGGACGCCGCCTGCCGGTCAGGTCTTCCTGCCTCTGGTGATGCGCGGGGCGGAGACCGCTCCCCCGCCGCCACCCCCTCCGACCTGTGGGGAACGCCTGGTCAACGGAGGCTTCGAGACGGATCTAACAGGGACCTGGCAGATCCTCAACCCAACGGCGCCCATCGCCCGGGTCCAGAGCCCGGTTTACGAGGGACAGTGGGCGGTCCGCCTGGGGGACCTGCAGGCGACCTCCCCCTCCTATGCCACCCTCTGGCAACGGGTGAGCCTGGATGGAAGCCGGGCCACCTTGAGCCTGTGGCGTCTGCCTCAGATCCGGGAGAGTGGCGATCGCTTCTACATTGGCTTCCGGAACGCCCGAAATGAATGGATCCCGCTGCTGGTCGACTCGGCGAACACCGGAGCGTGGGAGCCGGTGAGCCTGGACCTCACGCCCTATGCAGGCCAGATCCTCACCCTGACCATCGGCGTTTACAATAATGGGAGCCGTCCGGGCAGCGCGGCGGTGATCGACGCCGTGAGCCTGCAGGTCTGCCGGTAA